One segment of Streptomyces sp. TG1A-8 DNA contains the following:
- the tadA gene encoding tRNA adenosine(34) deaminase TadA yields MRLALTEAGSAARGGDVPVGAVVLSPDGTTVLAAGHNEREVTGDPTAHAEVLALRRAAAQLGDWRLTGCTLVVTLEPCTMCAGALVQSRVDRVVYGARDDKAGAAGSLWDVVRDRRLNHRPEVVEGVLAQDCARLLTEFFRNR; encoded by the coding sequence ATGCGGCTCGCCCTGACCGAGGCCGGGTCGGCCGCCCGGGGCGGAGACGTCCCCGTCGGCGCCGTCGTGCTGTCCCCGGACGGGACGACGGTGCTCGCGGCCGGCCACAACGAGCGCGAGGTCACCGGCGACCCCACGGCCCACGCGGAGGTCCTCGCGCTGCGGCGGGCCGCCGCGCAGCTCGGCGACTGGCGGCTGACCGGCTGCACGCTCGTGGTCACCCTGGAGCCGTGCACGATGTGCGCGGGCGCCCTGGTCCAGTCCCGGGTGGACCGGGTGGTCTACGGGGCCCGCGACGACAAGGCGGGTGCGGCCGGCTCCCTGTGGGACGTCGTGCGCGACCGGCGGCTCAACCACCGGCCCGAGGTCGTCGAGGGCGTGCTGGCGCAGGACTGCGCGCGCCTGCTCACGGAGTTCTTCCGGAACCGGTGA
- a CDS encoding AraC family transcriptional regulator produces the protein MDLVADVLEISGVRGTIGARIEAGGSWSIPVTECTTAVLHVVTAGSAWLESRHLSPQCLELAVGDVVLMPYGPSHMLSSAPGTGTSVAAEPAMAARALETGEVIRLGSQPARTRILTISYDCDHTVRTQVLGALPEVVHIRGDQGEAGFDDTVRMIGRELSRPLIAGRAVLNSLVDVMLVQLMRAWLPTRSGHRGTWLGVLEDPLVRSAMERLHAEPGQPWTTTTLASALGVSRATLSRRFPAAIGQSPATYLTQWRMDLAAVRLRKTQDPVESIAAAVGYQSTPAFHRAFARSHGVTPGRYRAERRRGSY, from the coding sequence ATGGATCTCGTTGCGGACGTGTTGGAGATCTCCGGCGTGCGGGGCACGATCGGCGCACGGATCGAGGCGGGCGGGAGCTGGTCGATCCCGGTGACAGAGTGCACTACGGCAGTTCTGCACGTGGTTACCGCCGGCAGCGCCTGGCTCGAAAGCAGACACTTGTCGCCGCAGTGCCTGGAGCTGGCGGTGGGCGACGTGGTGCTCATGCCGTACGGGCCGTCACACATGCTTAGCAGCGCGCCAGGGACGGGTACTTCAGTAGCAGCCGAGCCGGCGATGGCGGCCCGGGCGCTCGAGACGGGTGAGGTGATTCGCCTGGGGTCACAGCCCGCCCGCACCCGCATCCTGACCATCAGCTACGACTGCGACCACACGGTGCGGACCCAGGTCCTCGGCGCGCTGCCGGAGGTGGTGCACATCCGCGGGGACCAGGGTGAGGCCGGTTTCGACGACACCGTCCGGATGATCGGGCGAGAACTGAGTCGCCCACTAATAGCGGGGAGAGCGGTGCTGAACAGCCTGGTCGACGTCATGCTCGTGCAACTCATGCGCGCCTGGCTCCCTACCCGGTCCGGACATCGTGGCACCTGGCTCGGAGTGCTCGAAGACCCGCTCGTGCGCAGCGCGATGGAACGTTTGCACGCCGAGCCCGGACAGCCGTGGACCACCACAACGCTGGCTTCCGCTCTCGGCGTTTCCCGGGCGACCCTGTCCCGCCGGTTCCCGGCAGCCATCGGGCAGAGCCCGGCCACCTACCTGACACAGTGGCGTATGGATCTGGCAGCGGTTCGCCTGCGCAAGACCCAAGACCCGGTCGAGTCCATCGCCGCAGCAGTCGGCTATCAGTCGACCCCCGCCTTCCACAGGGCTTTCGCCCGTTCGCACGGTGTGACACCTGGGCGATACCGCGCCGAGCGGCGCAGGGGCAGTTACTGA
- the upp gene encoding uracil phosphoribosyltransferase has protein sequence MRLHVVDHPLVAHKLTTLRDRRTDSATFRRLADELVTLLAYEATRDVRTEAVDIHTPVAATTGVKLARPRPLVVPILRAGLGMLDGMMRLLPTAEVGFLGMIRNEETLQASTYASRMPEDLSGRQVYVLDPMLATGGTLVAAIRELIGRGADDVTAVVLLASPEGVEVMERDLVGTPVTVVTAAVDERLNEHGYIVPGLGDAGDRLYGAAE, from the coding sequence ATGCGTCTCCACGTCGTCGACCACCCCCTGGTCGCCCACAAGCTCACCACGTTGCGCGACCGGCGCACCGACTCCGCGACCTTCCGGCGGCTCGCCGACGAACTGGTCACCCTGCTCGCCTACGAGGCCACCCGGGACGTGCGGACCGAGGCCGTCGACATCCACACGCCGGTTGCCGCGACCACCGGTGTCAAGCTGGCCCGCCCGCGCCCGCTGGTCGTGCCGATCCTGCGGGCCGGCCTCGGCATGCTGGACGGCATGATGCGGCTGCTGCCGACCGCCGAGGTGGGCTTCCTGGGCATGATCCGCAACGAGGAGACGCTGCAGGCCTCCACGTACGCCAGCCGGATGCCGGAGGACCTCTCGGGCCGTCAGGTGTACGTCCTGGACCCGATGCTGGCCACCGGCGGCACGCTGGTCGCGGCCATCCGGGAGCTGATCGGGCGCGGCGCCGACGACGTGACCGCCGTGGTCCTGCTCGCCTCCCCCGAGGGCGTCGAGGTGATGGAGCGCGACCTGGTGGGCACTCCGGTGACGGTCGTGACGGCGGCGGTGGACGAGCGCCTCAACGAGCACGGTTACATCGTCCCCGGCCTCGGCGACGCGGGGGACCGGCTGTACGGCGCCGCGGAGTAG
- a CDS encoding penicillin acylase family protein, translated as MTTETYRDAWGIPHLRAAGARELARAQGRVTALDRAWQIEVERHRFRGTSAAFLGASHLSWDVFARRARLDDTARRCFTALERQDPETADWVRAYVEGVNEALADGARRAPEFTATGLAPGRWRPWTPLGVWLGTHILFAGFPAKLWREEAVRHLGPGAVALFATDGPGTAGSNGWLVSGARTDTGHALLAGDPHRFLEDPGVYQQIRLSCPEFDVVGLAVPGVPGIAHFGHTGTVAWAVTNAMADYQDLYRERLRRTGAGVEALGPDGRWHRAVRHTETVRVAGEPPVEVEVIETDRGPVIAGGPESLEAGATGLRPPAPGGPDRTPAGDGPAADGARRARDIPAPGGTPPTGAAGGTGDAAGAPTAMALRYPPRVTADLGFASLLPLLRARTVADVDRALDTWAEPVNVVQAADTAGGTLHRVAGRVPVRAHANRVRPVPAWRPGHDWRGWHAMPYAALDDGIAVMANQRGPAEPLGTEFAPPHRADRIRALLRERRTWSAAALPAIHTDTLLASAAPLLDHLAALDGLGPEAARLRDRLLAWDRRMDAGSTDAAAFAALRTAVVRRLAAHPAFAPLAEPPAYPEVLLPWLALVPRIGHALEHLLRAEELYGIDRAVFVRAALEETAAAPPAGTWSDTHRLAPWRALPGEPHDEPGVGGDHDCVLCTSAVPGVTDLVPRGPAARYVWDLARREDSRWVVPFGADGVPGSPHHRDQLPLWLGGDLVPVVTDWTRLTPDGHACGTGGADGTEHAEQTEHTVRAEESDG; from the coding sequence GTGACCACCGAGACCTACCGCGACGCCTGGGGCATTCCGCACCTGCGGGCCGCCGGCGCGAGGGAACTCGCCCGCGCCCAGGGCCGGGTGACCGCCCTGGACCGGGCCTGGCAGATCGAGGTGGAGCGGCACCGCTTCCGGGGCACCTCGGCCGCCTTCCTGGGCGCCTCCCACCTGTCCTGGGACGTCTTCGCCCGCCGCGCCCGCCTGGACGACACCGCCAGACGCTGCTTCACCGCCCTGGAGCGGCAGGACCCGGAGACGGCGGACTGGGTCCGGGCCTACGTCGAGGGCGTCAACGAAGCCCTGGCCGACGGCGCCCGCCGCGCACCCGAGTTCACCGCGACCGGTCTCGCCCCCGGGCGCTGGCGGCCCTGGACCCCGCTCGGCGTCTGGCTCGGCACCCACATCCTCTTCGCCGGCTTCCCGGCCAAGCTGTGGCGCGAGGAGGCGGTACGCCACCTGGGCCCCGGGGCGGTCGCCCTGTTCGCCACCGACGGCCCCGGCACCGCCGGCAGCAACGGCTGGCTCGTCTCCGGCGCGCGCACCGACACCGGTCACGCCCTCCTCGCCGGCGACCCGCACCGCTTCCTGGAGGACCCCGGCGTCTACCAGCAGATCCGCCTGTCCTGCCCCGAGTTCGACGTCGTCGGCCTCGCCGTCCCCGGTGTCCCCGGCATCGCCCACTTCGGCCACACCGGCACCGTCGCCTGGGCCGTCACCAACGCCATGGCCGACTACCAGGACCTGTACCGCGAACGCCTGCGCCGCACGGGCGCCGGCGTCGAGGCCCTGGGCCCGGACGGCCGCTGGCACCGCGCCGTCCGCCACACCGAGACCGTGCGGGTCGCGGGGGAGCCCCCGGTGGAGGTCGAGGTGATCGAGACGGACCGCGGGCCGGTGATCGCCGGCGGCCCGGAGAGCCTGGAGGCGGGGGCGACCGGGCTCCGGCCGCCCGCCCCCGGCGGGCCGGACCGCACGCCCGCCGGGGACGGCCCGGCGGCCGACGGCGCCCGCCGCGCCCGGGACATCCCCGCACCCGGCGGCACGCCTCCCACGGGCGCCGCGGGCGGGACCGGGGACGCGGCCGGGGCGCCCACCGCCATGGCCCTGCGCTACCCGCCCCGCGTCACGGCGGACCTCGGCTTCGCCTCCCTGCTGCCCCTGCTGCGCGCCCGCACCGTCGCCGACGTCGACCGCGCCCTCGACACCTGGGCCGAACCGGTGAACGTCGTCCAGGCGGCCGACACCGCGGGAGGCACCCTCCACCGCGTCGCCGGCCGCGTGCCGGTCCGCGCGCACGCCAACCGCGTCCGGCCGGTCCCCGCCTGGCGCCCCGGGCACGACTGGCGGGGCTGGCACGCGATGCCGTACGCCGCGCTGGACGACGGCATCGCGGTGATGGCCAACCAGCGCGGCCCGGCGGAGCCCCTGGGCACCGAGTTCGCCCCGCCCCACCGCGCCGACCGCATCCGCGCCCTGCTCCGGGAGCGCCGCACCTGGTCCGCCGCCGCCCTGCCCGCGATCCACACCGACACCCTCCTCGCCTCCGCCGCGCCCCTGCTGGACCACCTCGCCGCCCTCGACGGCCTCGGCCCCGAGGCGGCCCGCCTGCGCGACCGCCTGCTGGCCTGGGACCGCCGCATGGACGCCGGCAGCACCGACGCGGCGGCCTTCGCGGCCCTGCGCACGGCGGTCGTACGCCGTCTCGCCGCGCACCCCGCGTTCGCCCCCCTCGCCGAACCGCCCGCCTACCCGGAGGTCCTGCTCCCCTGGCTCGCCCTGGTCCCGCGCATCGGCCACGCCCTCGAACACCTGCTGCGGGCCGAGGAGCTGTACGGCATCGACCGCGCCGTCTTCGTCCGCGCGGCACTGGAGGAGACCGCGGCCGCGCCCCCCGCCGGCACCTGGTCCGACACCCACCGCCTGGCCCCCTGGCGGGCACTGCCGGGGGAGCCGCACGACGAGCCGGGCGTGGGCGGCGACCACGACTGCGTGCTGTGCACCTCCGCCGTGCCCGGCGTCACCGACCTGGTGCCCCGCGGTCCGGCCGCCCGCTACGTCTGGGACCTGGCCCGCCGCGAGGACAGCCGCTGGGTCGTCCCCTTCGGCGCCGACGGCGTACCCGGTTCCCCCCACCACCGCGACCAGCTCCCCCTGTGGCTCGGCGGAGACCTCGTCCCGGTCGTCACCGACTGGACCCGGCTCACGCCCGACGGACACGCGTGCGGCACCGGGGGCGCCGACGGCACCGAGCACGCCGAGCAGACCGAGCACACAGTCCGAGCAGAGGAGTCCGATGGCTGA
- a CDS encoding copper resistance CopC/CopD family protein, producing the protein MPGRSDAVRVPLPAGLRDGTYTVAWRVVSADSHPVSGALTFSVGRRTATTAAVLPRRTEDPVTTALHTIARHLARLALAVLLGTAAFVAYCRPPVTAHPRAPARAAWWTVLAATLALFLLRAPYEEGTSPARALALSCLARTATTRPGELLLARAALLLLAAACALAPPARWRGVPRRTVLAGGTALSVALCLTWAAAEHASAGPQVPLAVVSTTLHLLAAAAWLGGLTALLATLRRVRADPAALPPHVVPRFSTPALASVTVLVVTGTYQSWRGLGSWQALTGTPYGRLLLAKPAAVTLLLTAASHSRRWTSRPAAPPRARVPKPAPLPAGPACSPGPAAPPGPACAPAPHAPVQPGPDTPVAPPAPAAHRHLRRSVLAEVAVGMVVLVLTTLLTSTPPARAAAEAARSAAPAAGVPAASVTTVPFDVGTPGGHGRVQITLEPGRVGANSVQAVVYGPDGGLSSVPELRVALVLPARRIGPLDTGVTDRGGYWAADSFALPMAGTWTMKVTVRVSEVDQVTVSRSVRVTR; encoded by the coding sequence GTGCCCGGCCGCTCCGACGCGGTCCGGGTCCCCCTGCCGGCCGGGCTGCGCGACGGCACGTACACGGTGGCCTGGCGGGTGGTGTCGGCGGACAGCCATCCGGTGTCGGGCGCGCTCACGTTCTCCGTGGGCAGGCGCACGGCGACCACGGCCGCGGTGCTCCCGCGGCGCACGGAGGACCCGGTCACGACGGCGCTCCACACCATCGCCCGCCACCTCGCCCGCCTCGCGCTGGCCGTCCTCCTCGGCACGGCCGCGTTCGTGGCGTACTGCCGCCCGCCGGTGACCGCCCACCCGCGCGCCCCGGCCCGCGCCGCCTGGTGGACGGTGCTGGCGGCGACCCTCGCCCTGTTCCTCCTGCGCGCCCCGTACGAGGAGGGCACCTCCCCGGCCCGCGCGCTCGCCCTCTCCTGCCTCGCCCGCACCGCGACGACCCGTCCCGGGGAACTCCTCCTCGCCCGCGCGGCGCTCCTGCTGCTGGCGGCGGCCTGCGCGCTCGCCCCGCCCGCCCGGTGGCGCGGGGTGCCCCGCCGGACCGTCCTCGCGGGCGGCACAGCCCTCTCCGTCGCGCTCTGCCTGACCTGGGCGGCGGCCGAACACGCCTCGGCCGGCCCCCAGGTCCCCCTCGCCGTCGTCTCCACCACGCTCCACCTGCTGGCGGCGGCGGCCTGGCTGGGCGGGCTGACGGCCCTGCTGGCCACCCTGCGCCGGGTGCGCGCGGACCCGGCCGCGCTGCCGCCCCACGTGGTGCCCCGCTTCTCCACGCCGGCCCTCGCCTCGGTGACCGTCCTGGTGGTGACCGGCACCTACCAGTCCTGGCGCGGCCTCGGCTCCTGGCAGGCGCTCACCGGCACCCCCTACGGCCGCCTCCTGCTGGCCAAGCCGGCGGCGGTGACCCTGCTGCTCACGGCCGCGTCCCACTCCCGGCGCTGGACGTCCCGCCCGGCGGCACCGCCCCGGGCCCGGGTCCCCAAACCGGCCCCCCTCCCCGCCGGACCGGCCTGCTCCCCCGGACCGGCGGCCCCTCCCGGACCGGCCTGCGCCCCCGCGCCGCACGCCCCCGTGCAGCCGGGGCCGGACACGCCCGTCGCCCCTCCCGCGCCGGCCGCGCACCGCCACCTGCGCCGCTCGGTGCTGGCGGAGGTAGCCGTGGGCATGGTGGTCCTCGTCCTGACCACTCTCCTGACGAGTACCCCGCCGGCCCGGGCGGCGGCCGAGGCGGCGCGGTCGGCGGCACCGGCGGCCGGCGTCCCGGCCGCCTCGGTCACCACGGTCCCCTTCGACGTCGGCACCCCCGGCGGCCACGGCAGGGTCCAGATCACCCTGGAGCCCGGCCGGGTCGGCGCGAACTCCGTCCAGGCGGTGGTTTACGGCCCCGACGGCGGCCTGTCCTCGGTGCCCGAACTCCGCGTCGCCCTGGTCCTCCCCGCCCGGCGGATCGGCCCCCTGGACACCGGCGTCACCGACCGGGGCGGTTACTGGGCCGCCGACTCCTTCGCGTTGCCGATGGCGGGAACGTGGACCATGAAGGTGACGGTGAGGGTGTCGGAGGTGGACCAGGTGACCGTGTCCCGGTCCGTGCGGGTGACCCGGTGA
- a CDS encoding type II toxin-antitoxin system VapB family antitoxin: MIFKRIGNGRPYPDHGRESTRQWADVAPRPVRLDQLVTTKQQLDLETLLAEDSTFYGDLFAHVVKWQGNLYLEDGLHRAVRAALQQRQVLHARVLELD; encoded by the coding sequence GTGATCTTCAAGCGCATCGGAAACGGCCGGCCGTACCCCGACCACGGCCGGGAAAGCACCCGGCAGTGGGCGGACGTCGCGCCGCGCCCGGTCCGCCTCGATCAGCTCGTGACCACCAAGCAGCAACTCGACCTGGAGACCCTGCTCGCCGAGGATTCGACGTTCTACGGCGACCTCTTCGCGCACGTCGTGAAGTGGCAGGGCAACCTGTACCTGGAGGACGGTCTGCACCGGGCGGTGCGCGCCGCCCTCCAGCAGCGGCAGGTGCTGCACGCGCGGGTGCTGGAACTCGACTGA
- a CDS encoding GNAT family N-acetyltransferase, whose protein sequence is MAETTGPAPVHEQRIGGYGTVRIRPLDPAADAPVIHSWVSGERAAFWGMNGLSVTRVAEIYAHMATLDTHHAHLVTKDGEPAALLQTYEPGADRVGECYPVRPGDIGLHLLLAPAGPDGRRPGWTGALMTAVTAYALLTLDRRRIVVDPDVRNTRAIARFDRQGFERGPAVVLPEVDLPDVHLPEKHARLGFLTREAAFPAGPGPR, encoded by the coding sequence ATGGCTGAGACCACGGGGCCCGCCCCCGTCCACGAGCAGCGGATCGGCGGCTACGGCACCGTCCGCATCCGTCCCCTGGACCCGGCGGCCGACGCGCCCGTGATCCACTCCTGGGTGAGCGGGGAACGCGCCGCCTTCTGGGGCATGAACGGCCTCTCCGTGACCCGGGTGGCCGAGATCTACGCCCACATGGCCACCCTCGACACCCACCACGCCCACCTCGTCACCAAGGACGGCGAACCGGCCGCCCTGCTCCAGACCTACGAGCCCGGCGCCGACCGGGTCGGCGAGTGCTACCCGGTCCGCCCCGGTGACATCGGCCTCCACCTCCTCCTCGCGCCCGCCGGACCGGACGGCCGCCGTCCCGGCTGGACGGGGGCCCTGATGACCGCGGTGACGGCGTACGCCCTGCTGACCCTGGACCGCCGGCGGATCGTGGTCGACCCGGACGTGCGCAACACCAGGGCGATCGCCCGCTTCGACCGCCAGGGCTTCGAACGCGGCCCCGCGGTCGTCCTCCCCGAAGTCGACCTGCCGGACGTCCACCTGCCCGAGAAGCACGCCCGGCTGGGTTTCCTCACCCGGGAGGCGGCCTTCCCGGCCGGCCCCGGCCCCCGTTGA
- a CDS encoding LytR C-terminal domain-containing protein, whose amino-acid sequence MSMLTPPGMGGKYRIRGDKYPRMRPRRKRGRLALAAVASVAALGLIGWGTLQLVDVFTGGGDRTPATGTTADCRPRTSTAVHTVALPEPAGITVNVYNATRRSGLAKTTADELRKRGFRIGDVGNAAEEFDKKVKGAGILLGPASALNTSLPVLATQLAGAERRTEAGRKGTDLDLIIGDGFRTLTARPAADRALTELSAPDPAADAPKKACPRERTG is encoded by the coding sequence ATGAGCATGCTGACTCCCCCGGGCATGGGCGGCAAGTACCGGATCAGGGGCGACAAATACCCCCGGATGCGCCCTCGCCGGAAGCGCGGCAGGCTCGCGCTGGCCGCGGTGGCGTCCGTCGCCGCGCTCGGCCTGATCGGCTGGGGCACGCTGCAGCTCGTCGACGTCTTCACGGGCGGCGGCGACCGGACCCCGGCCACCGGCACCACGGCGGACTGCCGTCCGAGGACGAGCACCGCCGTGCACACGGTGGCGCTGCCCGAGCCGGCCGGGATCACGGTCAACGTCTACAACGCCACCCGGCGCAGCGGGCTCGCCAAGACCACCGCGGACGAGCTGCGGAAGCGCGGCTTCAGGATCGGTGACGTGGGCAACGCGGCCGAGGAGTTCGACAAGAAGGTCAAGGGCGCCGGCATCCTGCTGGGCCCCGCCTCCGCGCTGAACACCTCGCTGCCGGTACTGGCCACCCAGCTGGCCGGCGCCGAACGCCGCACCGAGGCCGGCCGCAAGGGCACGGACCTCGACCTGATCATCGGCGACGGGTTCAGGACCCTCACCGCACGGCCGGCCGCCGACCGGGCGCTGACCGAGCTGAGCGCACCCGATCCGGCGGCCGACGCGCCGAAGAAGGCCTGCCCGCGGGAGAGGACCGGCTGA
- a CDS encoding NADP-dependent oxidoreductase, whose protein sequence is MTTDTMRALVATGYGDPEQLTIAELPIPRPGPGQILVKIATSTINPTDMRVVTGGYRELVDLQFPYTLGNEFAGTVTEAGPDVTRFRVGDEIFGMALPRQLRLAADPVRPSLSTGALADYAVFEADTPALGHRPAALGTEQAASLPIAGGTTLAIMDTAKIRPGESVLVIGATGAVGLTLIPNLATAGAEITATARTTEAAELLRSLGAHHTVGYDGYPTGVDVVLNLALFADGLPTAARSLRPGGRLISIVFPPPEPRQLERDDVELAFVMQMGDETNGAWAVAEAATAGRLSTPIARRYSLDDGVEAAIDYARRHPLGKIVVTV, encoded by the coding sequence ATGACAACCGATACCATGCGGGCACTCGTCGCGACCGGCTACGGAGATCCCGAGCAACTCACGATCGCCGAGCTCCCCATCCCACGCCCCGGCCCCGGCCAGATCCTGGTGAAGATCGCCACCTCGACGATCAACCCCACCGACATGCGCGTCGTCACCGGCGGCTATCGCGAACTGGTCGACCTGCAGTTCCCCTACACACTCGGCAACGAGTTCGCGGGCACCGTCACCGAAGCCGGACCGGACGTCACCCGCTTCCGCGTGGGCGACGAGATCTTCGGCATGGCCCTGCCCCGCCAGCTGCGCCTCGCCGCCGACCCCGTACGGCCGTCACTGAGCACCGGTGCCCTCGCCGACTACGCGGTCTTCGAGGCGGACACGCCTGCACTGGGCCACCGCCCGGCCGCCCTCGGCACAGAGCAGGCCGCGTCCCTGCCGATCGCGGGCGGCACCACACTGGCCATCATGGACACCGCGAAAATTCGCCCCGGCGAGTCCGTCCTCGTCATCGGCGCCACCGGCGCGGTCGGCCTGACCCTCATTCCGAACCTGGCCACAGCCGGCGCCGAGATCACGGCCACCGCCCGCACGACCGAGGCCGCTGAACTGCTGCGCAGCCTCGGAGCCCACCACACGGTCGGCTACGACGGCTACCCCACCGGCGTCGACGTCGTCCTCAACCTTGCGCTCTTCGCCGACGGCCTGCCTACGGCGGCACGCAGCCTGCGCCCGGGCGGCCGGCTGATCTCAATCGTCTTCCCCCCGCCGGAGCCCCGGCAACTGGAACGCGACGACGTGGAACTGGCCTTCGTGATGCAAATGGGCGATGAGACCAACGGCGCATGGGCCGTCGCCGAGGCCGCAACCGCGGGCCGACTCTCCACCCCGATCGCCCGCCGATACTCACTCGACGACGGCGTCGAAGCGGCAATCGACTATGCCCGCAGGCACCCGCTCGGCAAGATCGTCGTAACTGTCTGA